Proteins from one Ramlibacter sp. PS4R-6 genomic window:
- a CDS encoding HD domain-containing protein, translated as MIDCASWSKAWRALGAREGGESLHRKLVQCWSEDHRHYHTLQHLRECFELLTGIELTPEESAQVAIALWFHDAYYDPRRDDNERRSADWARREAIAAGVPQATAQRVHDMIMATVDHQPQADKAMQALVDIDLSILGAELARFDESDEQVRREYGHVPEAEWRVGRRRVLQNFLDRERLYGSDDFHSRFEERARENLKRSLARLGS; from the coding sequence ATGATCGACTGCGCATCCTGGTCGAAGGCCTGGCGCGCGCTCGGCGCTCGCGAGGGCGGCGAGTCGCTGCACAGGAAACTCGTGCAGTGCTGGAGCGAAGACCACCGCCACTACCACACGCTGCAGCACCTGCGCGAATGCTTCGAGCTGCTCACGGGCATCGAGCTCACGCCCGAAGAGTCGGCGCAGGTCGCCATCGCGCTGTGGTTCCACGACGCCTACTACGACCCGCGCCGCGACGACAACGAGCGCCGCAGCGCCGACTGGGCGCGGCGCGAGGCGATCGCCGCCGGCGTGCCTCAGGCCACCGCGCAGCGCGTGCACGACATGATCATGGCCACCGTGGACCACCAGCCGCAGGCCGACAAGGCGATGCAGGCGCTGGTCGACATCGACCTGTCCATCCTCGGCGCCGAGCTCGCGCGCTTCGACGAATCCGACGAGCAGGTCCGCCGCGAGTACGGCCACGTGCCCGAGGCCGAGTGGCGCGTGGGCCGCAGGCGCGTGCTGCAGAACTTCCTCGATCGCGAGCGCCTGTACGGCTCGGACGACTTCCATTCGCGCTTCGAGGAGCGCGCGCGGGAGAACCTGAAGCGTTCGCTGGCGCGCCTGGGTAGCTGA
- a CDS encoding tetratricopeptide repeat protein, translating to MSSPPNPMEQGVALLKGGRFHEAVHVFAAVLRTMPLSPDPRVGLAQAFAGTGDGWAATAWMSDACRVAPRRAELWLELVRMLGAQQREAEVEPALVAAVSANPDDITLLQMQGQLYLRRKHYPPALKAYEHLHDLKVEEPSVLLNYGFCLEHTGAVEKSVRLYRKALALKPDFMEAQVDLSGVLWRIEDFQGALAHAQKAIELAPDNPYAVRILGTAYLNLNQLEEAEKYLRRALELQPEFSLAEIDLAFTLLLGGRLEEGWPMYARRWRDTERMVRPPFYNPQLEWQGRTAQPARGKRIAVYAEQGLGDVIQFIRYVRELQADGATVYGVIQQELVPLVEHSFPGVECLKGGKVLEADHHVALLDLPMHYGTRLESIPAGIPYLRAPQDNVQEWGQRLPPAEGRLRVGLAWSGSLRQVNNNNRAVRLSHFRPLLDMPELQCFSLQKGECGVFTDIAPGGEQLVDLTGEWNDFTDSAAMIENLDLVITVDTSIAHLAGAIGKECWVLLAPNADWRWLLEREDCPWYPTLRLFRRGFGEARAKQVERVVQALQQRLAISSL from the coding sequence TTGAGCTCGCCCCCCAACCCGATGGAGCAGGGCGTCGCGCTCCTCAAGGGCGGGCGCTTCCACGAAGCCGTGCACGTGTTCGCCGCGGTGCTGCGCACGATGCCGCTGTCGCCCGATCCGCGTGTGGGCCTGGCGCAGGCGTTCGCGGGCACGGGCGACGGCTGGGCGGCCACGGCCTGGATGAGCGATGCGTGCCGCGTCGCGCCGCGCCGTGCGGAGCTGTGGCTGGAGCTGGTGCGCATGCTGGGTGCGCAGCAGCGCGAAGCGGAGGTCGAGCCGGCGCTCGTCGCCGCCGTCAGCGCGAACCCCGACGACATCACGCTGCTGCAGATGCAGGGCCAGCTGTACCTGCGCCGCAAGCACTACCCGCCGGCGTTGAAAGCCTACGAGCACCTGCACGACCTGAAAGTGGAGGAGCCGAGCGTGCTCCTCAACTACGGCTTCTGCCTGGAACACACCGGTGCGGTGGAAAAGTCGGTGCGCCTGTACCGCAAGGCGCTCGCCCTCAAGCCCGATTTCATGGAGGCGCAGGTGGATCTCTCGGGCGTGTTGTGGCGCATCGAGGATTTCCAGGGGGCGCTGGCGCACGCGCAGAAGGCGATCGAGCTCGCACCGGACAACCCTTACGCGGTGCGCATCCTGGGCACCGCGTACCTGAACCTGAACCAGCTCGAAGAGGCGGAGAAGTACTTGCGCCGCGCGCTCGAACTCCAGCCCGAGTTCTCGCTCGCCGAGATCGACCTCGCGTTCACGCTGCTGCTCGGGGGCCGGCTCGAAGAAGGCTGGCCCATGTACGCGCGCCGCTGGCGCGACACCGAGCGCATGGTGCGTCCGCCGTTCTACAACCCGCAGCTGGAGTGGCAGGGCCGCACCGCGCAGCCGGCCCGCGGCAAGCGCATCGCGGTGTATGCGGAGCAGGGCCTCGGCGACGTGATCCAGTTCATCCGCTACGTGCGCGAGCTGCAGGCCGACGGCGCCACCGTGTACGGCGTGATCCAGCAGGAGCTGGTGCCGCTGGTGGAGCACAGCTTCCCCGGCGTGGAATGCCTCAAGGGCGGCAAGGTGCTGGAGGCCGACCACCACGTCGCGCTGCTGGACCTGCCGATGCACTACGGCACGCGGCTGGAGTCCATCCCCGCCGGCATTCCCTACCTGCGCGCGCCGCAGGACAACGTGCAGGAATGGGGGCAGCGCCTGCCGCCTGCCGAAGGGCGGCTGCGCGTGGGCCTGGCATGGTCCGGCTCGCTGCGCCAGGTGAACAACAACAACCGCGCCGTGCGGCTGTCGCATTTCCGTCCGCTGCTGGACATGCCGGAACTGCAGTGCTTCAGCCTGCAGAAGGGCGAGTGCGGCGTGTTCACCGACATCGCGCCGGGCGGGGAGCAGCTCGTCGACCTCACGGGCGAGTGGAACGACTTCACCGACAGCGCGGCGATGATCGAGAACCTGGACCTGGTGATCACGGTGGACACCTCCATCGCGCACCTCGCGGGCGCCATCGGCAAGGAGTGCTGGGTTCTGCTCGCGCCCAACGCCGACTGGCGCTGGCTGCTGGAGCGCGAGGACTGCCCGTGGTACCCGACGCTGCGCCTGTTCCGCCGCGGCTTTGGCGAGGCGCGCGCGAAACAGGTGGAGCGCGTCGTGCAGGCGCTGCAGCAACGCCTTGCGATCAGCTCACTCTAG
- the mltB gene encoding lytic murein transglycosylase B, with product MLAIALSASALFAASPATAQAARKAAVPERSPYRGVPYATRVDAMQWADEMAQRRGLDARWVRGAVARAQLLPTVVRLMQPAPAGTPKNWAVYRSRFIDPVRIAAGVKFWKQNEATLARAEQEYGVPAEMVVGIVGVETIYGQQMGNFRVLDALATLAFDFPASHPRAADRSAYFRGELEAFLAAESEKKADPTQPLGSYAGAMGMPQFMPSSWAKWAVDFDGDKRIDLRASPADVIGSVANYFKSYGWQPGVPTHFPVSFDPMRLDLEALLAPDILPTFSAERFGDLGAVLDTPGREHAGKLALIELQNGDNPPRYVAGTENFYVITRYNWSSYYAMAVIELGNEVKAAIAAERGS from the coding sequence ATGCTCGCCATTGCCTTGAGCGCGTCTGCGCTGTTCGCCGCCTCGCCCGCCACCGCGCAGGCCGCGCGCAAGGCCGCCGTGCCCGAGCGTTCGCCCTACCGCGGCGTGCCCTATGCCACGCGCGTGGACGCGATGCAGTGGGCCGACGAGATGGCGCAGCGCCGCGGCCTCGATGCGCGCTGGGTGCGCGGCGCCGTCGCGCGCGCGCAGCTGCTGCCCACGGTGGTGCGCCTGATGCAGCCCGCCCCGGCCGGCACGCCCAAGAACTGGGCCGTGTACCGCTCGCGCTTCATCGACCCCGTGCGCATCGCCGCCGGCGTGAAGTTCTGGAAACAGAACGAGGCGACGCTCGCGCGCGCGGAGCAGGAGTACGGCGTGCCGGCCGAAATGGTCGTCGGCATCGTCGGCGTGGAAACCATCTACGGCCAGCAAATGGGCAACTTCCGCGTGCTGGACGCGCTGGCCACGCTGGCCTTCGACTTCCCCGCGAGCCACCCGCGCGCCGCCGACCGCAGCGCGTACTTCCGCGGCGAGCTCGAGGCCTTCCTGGCCGCCGAGAGCGAGAAGAAGGCCGACCCGACCCAGCCCCTGGGCAGCTACGCCGGCGCCATGGGCATGCCGCAGTTCATGCCGAGCAGCTGGGCGAAGTGGGCGGTGGACTTCGATGGTGACAAGCGCATCGACCTGCGCGCCAGCCCCGCCGACGTGATCGGCTCGGTGGCCAACTATTTCAAGAGCTACGGCTGGCAGCCCGGCGTGCCCACGCACTTTCCCGTGAGCTTCGACCCGATGCGGCTGGACCTGGAGGCATTGCTGGCGCCGGACATCCTGCCCACCTTCAGCGCGGAGCGTTTCGGCGACCTGGGCGCCGTGCTCGACACCCCGGGGCGCGAGCACGCGGGCAAGCTGGCGCTGATCGAGTTGCAAAACGGCGACAACCCGCCCCGGTACGTAGCCGGGACGGAGAACTTCTACGTCATCACGCGGTACAACTGGTCCAGTTACTACGCCATGGCGGTGATCGAACTGGGCAACGAAGTCAAGGCCGCCATCGCGGCGGAGCGCGGATCATGA
- a CDS encoding DNA internalization-related competence protein ComEC/Rec2, with protein MGRGLAPALLGIVAGTALQLQQAQLWAAWAYAACAAVGVALVLTRRRPGVFLGAVFLAVALTGLRAASFQSQALPPSLEGRDIAVTGVVAAMPQRDEGGVRFRFEVEGSDARLPRLLQLGWYGPLAAEDAGTLEFTRAVPELQAGERWRFTVRLKAPHGNLNPHGFDYELWLWEQGVQATGYVRTGKGDPVPQRLGQSWLHPVERARQSVRDAILRRIEDRKTAGVIAALVTGDQNAIERADWDVFRATGVAHLMSISGLHITMFGWAASLLVGALWRRSARLCLAWPAQHAALAGGVVLAAAYAVFSGWGVPAQRTVWMLATVALLRLSGRRWPWPHVWLLACAVVVAIDPWAMLQAGFWLSFVAVGVLFATDPGGAKGKGIVHAVRASLHEQWVVTLALTPLTLLLFGQVSVVGLAANAIAIPWVTLVITPLALAGVAWNVLWDAAAGAMQVLQSLLEWLASWQLATVSWPAAPLWAGVLGVAGGLLLAMRLPWGVKVLGVPLLLPIVLWQAPRPPAGEFELVAADVGQGNALVVRTATHTLVYDAGPRYGPESDAGHRVVVPLLRAFDERVDTVVLSHRDSDHTGGAQAVLAMQPGASLLSSLEEGHELQALRPGARCVAGMRWEWDGVAFDVLHPLPADYAAAAKPNAISCVLRVGNGRRTALLAGDLEAPQEARLVAAAAPLQADVLLVPHHGSKTSSTADFLDAVKPRFALVQAGYRNRFGHPAAPVVERYRERGIAVVDSAHCGAARWASGEPDRVACQREAAARYWHHRVP; from the coding sequence ATGGGGAGAGGACTGGCGCCGGCCCTGCTCGGCATCGTGGCAGGCACGGCGTTGCAGCTGCAGCAGGCGCAGCTGTGGGCGGCGTGGGCCTATGCGGCCTGCGCGGCCGTGGGAGTGGCGCTCGTGCTCACGCGTCGCCGTCCGGGAGTCTTCCTGGGTGCGGTCTTCCTTGCTGTCGCGCTCACCGGCCTGCGCGCGGCTTCCTTCCAGTCGCAGGCGCTGCCTCCTTCGCTCGAAGGACGCGACATCGCCGTCACCGGCGTCGTGGCCGCCATGCCGCAGCGCGACGAAGGCGGCGTGCGCTTCCGCTTCGAAGTGGAGGGCTCCGACGCACGCCTGCCGCGCCTGCTGCAGCTGGGCTGGTACGGGCCGCTGGCGGCGGAAGACGCGGGCACGCTCGAATTCACGCGCGCGGTGCCGGAGCTGCAGGCGGGCGAGCGCTGGCGCTTCACGGTGCGCCTGAAGGCGCCGCACGGCAACCTCAACCCGCACGGCTTCGACTACGAGCTGTGGCTGTGGGAGCAGGGCGTGCAGGCCACGGGCTACGTCCGCACGGGCAAGGGCGATCCGGTGCCGCAGCGCCTGGGGCAGTCGTGGCTGCATCCCGTCGAGCGCGCGCGCCAATCCGTGCGCGACGCGATCCTGCGCCGCATCGAGGATCGCAAGACGGCCGGCGTGATCGCCGCGCTCGTCACCGGCGACCAGAACGCGATCGAGCGCGCTGACTGGGACGTCTTCCGCGCCACCGGCGTCGCGCACCTCATGAGCATCTCGGGCCTGCACATCACGATGTTCGGCTGGGCCGCGTCGCTGCTGGTGGGCGCGCTCTGGCGGCGCAGCGCGCGGCTGTGCCTGGCGTGGCCGGCGCAGCACGCGGCGCTGGCCGGCGGCGTGGTGCTGGCCGCGGCCTATGCCGTGTTCTCGGGCTGGGGCGTGCCGGCGCAGCGCACGGTGTGGATGCTGGCGACTGTCGCCTTGCTGCGGCTGTCGGGCCGGCGCTGGCCCTGGCCGCATGTCTGGCTCCTCGCGTGCGCCGTGGTCGTCGCCATCGACCCGTGGGCCATGCTGCAGGCGGGCTTCTGGCTCAGTTTCGTCGCGGTGGGTGTGCTCTTCGCCACCGATCCTGGTGGTGCGAAAGGCAAAGGCATCGTGCACGCCGTGCGCGCGTCGCTGCACGAGCAATGGGTGGTGACCCTCGCGCTCACGCCGCTGACGCTGCTGCTGTTCGGGCAGGTGTCGGTGGTGGGGCTGGCCGCGAATGCGATCGCCATCCCGTGGGTGACGCTGGTCATAACGCCGCTGGCGCTCGCCGGAGTGGCATGGAACGTCCTGTGGGATGCGGCCGCGGGTGCGATGCAGGTGCTGCAGTCGCTGCTCGAATGGCTCGCGTCCTGGCAGCTCGCGACGGTGTCGTGGCCTGCCGCGCCGTTGTGGGCGGGCGTGCTGGGTGTCGCCGGTGGCTTGCTGCTGGCGATGCGGCTGCCCTGGGGCGTGAAGGTGCTGGGCGTGCCGCTGCTGCTGCCCATCGTGCTGTGGCAGGCGCCGCGGCCGCCGGCGGGCGAGTTCGAGCTGGTCGCGGCGGACGTGGGGCAGGGCAATGCGCTGGTGGTCCGCACGGCCACGCACACGCTGGTCTACGACGCGGGCCCACGCTACGGGCCCGAAAGCGATGCGGGCCATCGCGTGGTCGTGCCCCTGTTGCGCGCCTTCGACGAGCGGGTGGACACGGTGGTGCTCAGCCACCGCGACAGCGACCACACGGGCGGCGCGCAGGCGGTGCTGGCCATGCAGCCGGGCGCATCGCTCCTGAGCTCGCTGGAGGAAGGCCACGAACTGCAAGCCTTGCGGCCCGGCGCGCGCTGCGTGGCGGGCATGCGCTGGGAATGGGACGGCGTCGCTTTCGACGTGCTGCACCCGCTGCCCGCGGACTACGCGGCCGCGGCCAAGCCCAATGCCATCAGCTGCGTGCTGCGCGTGGGCAACGGCCGCCGCACGGCGCTGCTGGCCGGCGACCTGGAGGCCCCGCAGGAGGCGCGACTGGTCGCAGCCGCCGCGCCCCTGCAGGCCGACGTGCTGTTGGTGCCCCACCACGGGAGCAAGACGTCGTCCACCGCCGATTTCCTCGACGCCGTGAAGCCCCGCTTCGCGCTCGTGCAGGCCGGCTACCGCAACCGCTTCGGGCACCCCGCGGCGCCGGTGGTGGAGCGCTACCGCGAGCGCGGCATCGCCGTCGTCGACTCGGCGCATTGCGGAGCGGCGCGGTGGGCATCGGGCGAGCCGGATCGCGTCGCATGCCAGCGCGAGGCCGCCGCCCGCTATTGGCATCATCGTGTTCCCTGA
- a CDS encoding alpha-E domain-containing protein yields the protein MLSRTADHLFWMARYTERAENTARMLDVNYQTSLLPQSAAVAQVGWQGMLSISELMPAYSAKHGDVIPHSVMQFMVKDESNPSSIMSCLKAARENARAVRGSLTTEAWETINQTWLEANRMIRAGEFETDPGQFFEWVKFRSHLSRGVTVGTMLMDEALHFMRLGTFLERSDNTARLVDVKFHAVQSDFFGAASEKDQEYDFYHWSAILRSVSGFEIYRKVYRDVIKPERVADLLILRPDMPRSLHASLNEVVHNLAAVANDQSAETQRRAGKLQAELQYGSIDEILATGLHAYLTQFLDRVNELGGRISRDFLIPT from the coding sequence ATGCTCTCGCGCACAGCCGATCACCTGTTCTGGATGGCCCGCTACACGGAGCGGGCCGAGAACACCGCCCGCATGCTCGACGTCAATTACCAGACGTCGCTGCTGCCGCAATCGGCCGCCGTCGCGCAGGTCGGCTGGCAAGGCATGCTGTCGATCAGCGAGCTGATGCCGGCCTACAGCGCCAAGCACGGCGACGTCATCCCGCACAGCGTCATGCAGTTCATGGTCAAGGACGAGAGCAATCCCTCGTCCATCATGTCCTGCCTGAAGGCGGCGCGCGAGAACGCGCGGGCCGTTCGCGGCTCGCTCACCACCGAAGCCTGGGAAACCATCAACCAGACCTGGCTCGAAGCCAACCGCATGATCCGCGCCGGCGAGTTCGAGACGGACCCGGGCCAGTTCTTCGAATGGGTGAAGTTCCGCTCGCACCTGTCGCGTGGCGTCACCGTCGGCACGATGCTGATGGACGAGGCGCTGCACTTCATGCGCCTGGGCACCTTCCTGGAGCGCTCGGACAACACCGCGCGCCTTGTCGACGTGAAGTTCCATGCCGTGCAGAGCGACTTCTTCGGCGCCGCCAGCGAGAAGGACCAGGAGTACGACTTCTACCACTGGAGCGCGATCCTGCGCTCGGTGTCCGGCTTCGAGATCTACCGCAAGGTGTACCGCGACGTGATCAAGCCCGAGCGCGTGGCCGACCTCTTGATCCTGCGCCCCGACATGCCGCGTTCGCTGCACGCGAGCCTGAACGAGGTCGTGCACAACCTCGCCGCCGTGGCCAACGACCAGTCGGCCGAGACGCAGCGCCGCGCCGGCAAATTGCAGGCGGAGCTGCAGTACGGCAGCATCGACGAGATCCTCGCCACCGGCCTGCACGCCTACCTCACGCAGTTCCTCGACCGCGTGAACGAGCTGGGCGGGCGCATCAGCCGCGACTTCCTGATCCCGACTTGA
- a CDS encoding circularly permuted type 2 ATP-grasp protein, with protein sequence MQKFDEMFAQLPADGAFRFQAQSQGGQSQVQMQGVRGHYGEYAQWLARQPQQSMDARREEAEMIFRRVGITFAVYGAKDEEGAGTERLIPFDLIPRIIPAHEWAEMERGLVQRVTALNRFLHDVYHEQEILRAGVIPADRVLNNAQFRKEMMGVYTPHRVYSHIAGIDIVRAPNAKGEGEYYVLEDNLRVPSGVSYMLEDRKMMMRLFPHLFSSHKVAPVMHYPDLLLETLRSCAQPGAPDPTVVVLTPGMYNSAYFEHAFLAQQMGVELVEGQDLFVKDRYVYMRTTRGPKRVDVIYRRVDDDFLDPSVFRPTSTLGCAGLLEAYSSGNVTICNAVGTGVADDKSIYPYVPKMIEFYLGEKPILKNVPTYQCHDDEDLKYVLADLPNLVVKEVHGAGGYGMLVGPAATKQEIEDFRKAMLANPSGYIAQPTLSLSTCPTFVDAGIAPRHIDLRPFVLSGKEVQMVPGGLTRVALKEGSLVVNSSQGGGTKDTWVLEA encoded by the coding sequence ATGCAGAAATTCGACGAGATGTTCGCGCAGTTGCCCGCCGACGGGGCCTTCCGGTTCCAGGCGCAGTCGCAGGGCGGGCAATCGCAGGTGCAGATGCAAGGCGTGCGCGGCCACTACGGCGAGTACGCCCAATGGCTGGCCCGCCAGCCGCAGCAATCGATGGATGCCCGCCGCGAAGAGGCGGAGATGATCTTCCGCCGCGTCGGCATCACCTTCGCCGTGTACGGCGCCAAGGACGAGGAAGGCGCGGGCACCGAGCGCCTCATCCCCTTCGACCTGATCCCCCGCATCATCCCCGCCCACGAATGGGCCGAGATGGAGCGCGGCCTGGTGCAGCGCGTGACGGCCCTCAATCGCTTCCTGCACGACGTCTACCACGAGCAGGAGATCCTGCGCGCCGGCGTCATCCCGGCCGACCGCGTGCTGAACAACGCGCAGTTCCGCAAGGAGATGATGGGCGTCTACACGCCGCACCGGGTGTATTCGCACATTGCCGGCATCGACATCGTGCGCGCGCCCAACGCCAAGGGCGAGGGCGAGTACTACGTGCTGGAGGACAACCTGCGCGTGCCCAGCGGCGTGAGCTACATGCTGGAAGACCGCAAGATGATGATGCGGCTGTTCCCGCACCTGTTCTCGTCGCACAAGGTCGCGCCGGTCATGCACTACCCCGACCTGCTGCTCGAGACGCTGCGCTCCTGCGCGCAGCCGGGCGCGCCGGACCCGACGGTCGTGGTGCTCACGCCCGGCATGTACAACAGCGCCTACTTCGAGCACGCCTTCCTCGCGCAGCAGATGGGCGTGGAACTGGTCGAGGGGCAGGACCTCTTCGTGAAGGACCGCTACGTCTACATGCGCACCACGCGCGGCCCGAAGCGGGTCGACGTGATCTACCGGCGCGTCGACGACGACTTCCTCGACCCCTCCGTGTTCCGCCCGACGTCGACGCTCGGTTGCGCCGGGCTGCTCGAGGCCTACAGCTCCGGCAACGTGACGATCTGCAATGCGGTGGGCACGGGCGTGGCCGACGACAAGTCGATCTACCCCTACGTGCCCAAGATGATCGAGTTCTACCTGGGCGAGAAACCGATCCTCAAGAACGTGCCCACGTACCAGTGCCACGACGACGAGGACCTCAAGTACGTCCTGGCCGACCTGCCGAACCTCGTGGTCAAGGAAGTGCACGGCGCGGGCGGCTACGGCATGCTGGTCGGGCCGGCCGCGACGAAGCAGGAGATCGAGGACTTCCGCAAGGCGATGCTCGCCAACCCCTCGGGCTACATCGCGCAGCCCACGCTGTCGCTGTCCACCTGCCCGACGTTCGTGGACGCCGGCATCGCCCCGCGCCACATCGACCTGCGGCCCTTCGTGCTCTCGGGCAAGGAGGTGCAGATGGTGCCCGGCGGCCTCACGCGCGTGGCGCTGAAGGAAGGCTCGCTGGTCGTGAACTCGTCGCAGGGCGGGGGCACGAAGGACACCTGGGTGCTGGAGGCCTGA